Proteins from one Nicotiana tabacum cultivar K326 chromosome 23, ASM71507v2, whole genome shotgun sequence genomic window:
- the LOC142177110 gene encoding uncharacterized protein LOC142177110 codes for MYMLVYNTEVVIPTEVEISSLRVIQEDKLDDAEWIRVRQEQLVLIDEKIMDVVCHGQLYQNRMDSAFNKKVKPRQFIPGKFVLKKIFPHQEEAKGKFAPSWQGPYVVHRVLSGGAQILAEMDGRINTKPINSNAIKRYYV; via the coding sequence ATGTACATGTTAGTATACAACACCGAAGTTGTGATACCCACAGAGGTCGAGATATCATCTTTAAGAGTCATTCAAGAGGACAAGTTGGACGATGCAGAGTGGATACGGGTCAGACAGGAGCAACTCGTGCTCATCGACGAAAAGATAATGGACGTagtatgccatggtcagctatatcaGAACAGGATGGACAGTGCATTTAACAAAAAGGTGAAGCCTCGCCAGTTCATACCAGGGAAATTTGTCCTTAAGAAAATCTTTCCCCACCAGgaggaagccaaaggaaaatttgcACCAAGttggcaaggtccttacgtggTTCACCGAGTGTTGTCGGGCGGAGCTCAAATCTTGGCAGAAATGGATGGAAGAATCAACACGAAGCCCATAAACTCAaacgcaatcaagagatactatgtttga